Proteins from a single region of Gasterosteus aculeatus chromosome Y, fGasAcu3.hap1.1, whole genome shotgun sequence:
- the LOC120812365 gene encoding troponin I, slow skeletal muscle-like produces the protein MEAEKAAREEEKVRYLAEKLPPLQLLGLNRDDLQKVCTEIHEKIDNADEERYDYEHKVFKNSRDIHQLNLKVQDLGAKFKKPALRKVRVSADEMLKALFGSKNKASMDLRANLKSVKKEDIKQEKELTLEVGDWRKNVEAMSGMEGRKKMFDA, from the exons ATGGAGGCAGAGAAGGCTGctagagaggaagagaaggtcCGCTACCTGGCCGAGAAGCTTCCACCACTGCAGCTCCTTGGTCTGAACAGGGATGACCTGCAG AAAGTCTGTACTGAAATCCATGAAAAGATAGATAACGCGGATGAGGAGCGGTACGACTATGAGCACAAAGTCTTCAAGAACAGCAGAGAT ATCCACCAATTGAATCTGAAGGTTCAGGACCTCGGAGCGAAGTTCAAGAAGCCAGCTCTGAGGAAGGTGAGAGTGTCAGCAGATGAGATGCTGAAAGCTCTGTTTGGATCCAAAAACAAGGCCTCCATGGACCTCAGGGCAAACCTCAAGTCTGTAAAGAAAGAAGACATCAAACAAGAGAAG GAGCTGACGTTGGAGGTGGGTGACTGGCGCAAGAATGTGGAGGCCATGTCTGGTATGGAGGGCAGGAAGAAGATGTTTGATGCATGA